GAAGCACTAACATGATTGAACATTAATGCAATCAGGCAAGAAGTCGTGTCACATAGTTCAAAACACATGGAATTCCTACCTGCTGAGGCTTGCAACAGCCACTCCACGATTTAGGGCTTCTCTGCATATATGTGATCCGACAAATCCATTCCCGCCCAGCACCAGCAACTAATCATAATTCACATAAAACCAATCAATGAGTGAAACTGAACTTATGCATGAAATTGACTACCCACAACCACAAGGGGAAAAATACCTTCTCTGTGGGAGGTGGAGGGGCGTCGACAGTCTCTGCTTCCTCGACTTTAAAAGGTTCATCAACCTTATTAGATTCTGTGCACAGGTATCTTCCATTTCTACCAGCAACTCTACACATTTATAGGACCAAGAAACAGTAAGGCAAACATATAGGAAAGAGGAACGATGAGTTCGTCCAGAGAAAATTCACGGGAACTCATCTCTTCCATAAACATATCATACTATCTGTACAAAGAGAGAGCAGTTCTTCCACTGGCAGAACTAATCTATTTCGGACTCATAAAAGACATGGCAGGGCATCTTATGTACTTGTAACAAGAGCCAAAAGAACAGCAAGAAAATGCTCGGGCGACCAATAAATTCTACGATGTAGCATGGTATACCAGGCTGCCGCGATATCCTAATTCATTGCAAATCTTTAGCCTAaacatttcacatcatatctGAGATTATCCGATGATTGAGCATCACTCTTGCGCAAAACCCGGAACGAAATCAACACCCCGAGGGCTTCTTTACCTCGCCACAGGTCACTCATGGTATACGCGTATATACATATCTTCCATGCTTGTATGGGCACCAAGCAACCAACAGGGTGAAAATAATGAAGGGCTAGCGCAAGAAATGACGGGAAACCCAAATTCAAGCTCCACCAGAAGAGCTTGTCATCAATGAAAAGCTTACAACTTTGAACGAATGAAATATATCAGCGTCATCACACACATTACAGCAAACAACAGCCCGCATGAAATGATCGGGGGAAACTCACTGGAATTGGACCGCCAATGAGTTCGAGCGGATCAGCCGCGAAACAACCGCCCTCATTGGAAACCTTTACCCCTTTAATCGCGACGGAATGCTGGCGCTTCGAGGCCTATTCAGAACTGCGTCAGTCGGAGCTCGGAAGGAGAAGAAGCGAAAGGAAGGAATAATAGCctgagtgagagagagagagagagagaaggggctGGAGGAAGGAAAGAGGAACGCGTGGCGTGTAGAGAGGGTAGACAGCTCTGGAAGCACTACGTGGTGCTTTCTCGGCCTCGCTCGCCCGATCGAACGCTCCCACAATTGGAACTCCAGCGGCGCTTCCTCCTCCCTGAAACTATTTCATCGTCCCTGGCAGGATCAGCCCGTCTGACCCTTAAAGTGAAGTCTCAAATTCTAGTCCCCATGAAAAATTGGATAGCTTTCGACCCATCTCGACTATATTAATATAATCGGGACCCAACTCGATATAAGGTTCAccccgaaaaaagaaaaataattttcttttagtgTTTTGCTGCTCAGTTATCTTATTTTGGGTTTAATCACAAAGAGATGGCTGAACTATGTTCGGCTCTGCAAATCTGCCCCTTGGCCTCCGAACGCGCAATACTGTTACGAATAAGCATCAGCGTATTCCATTGCACAAACTTCACTCTATCCAACCTTCGGCTGGAAAAAGTTCGTATTCCAGACATGGATTTGCTTTGCTTTGTACCATAAATAGATTCGTTTGGAGGGGGCTTGCAACGTTTCTGAGGATGAGAAATTCTCGGGACCTTACAACCCGCAACAGCACATGATAGCAAGGCCAATACTTAACCTGATAGCAGTGCCCCCCTTCAGTATGAACCCCTGCACCAACCCGACTCAGAACGGAACCAGAGATGCTCGAAGAGAGAATATAAACTCATCTCCGGTAATAAAGCTAGCTGAGAAGCAATCAGAGGCACTTCATATCATAAGAGAATGAATGCCAGGGGAGGAGATAAATGAGGAATGGGGGCAAATTTCATGTGCTCTTTCAAATGCTCAAAACAAATTTGTAAAAGTTCTGTACATGGATAAGACTTATtagggaagaaaagaaaatgatgaacTACAAGACAACAAACAAGAGTCAAGCTCGTAAGACATCCCTTCAATTTGGACTTAACATGAAATTATGTATCTTAACTCAGCTTTTGGTACAGAGGCGACAGAATTCATGTCAGTGCACGAGCTCTCGCGAGTGTAAGTAAAACTACCCACCTAAAATGTTGAACACAAACAGGTCTTCAGACCATGAAAAAGTACACGCTGAATCCAGTTCTCACCGGTCCCAGGCAGATGGCCTACGCCTTTCTCTGGGTCTGTCCCTATTGCTGCAGAAAGGAGAACAAAGAGAAACGAATGAATCAATACAGAACTCAAGCCAAGAAGGCATGAATTGATGGAAGTACGCCAAACAAAGAAGTCAAGCACCTATCTTCTTGCAGCCAAATGTTCCGAAAATTTTCTCagatttttctccttttcaatTCTATTAAGGATTCCTAAGATTGTGCTTTAAAGGAAACCGGAAGCCATTGCCTTCCAACTCTAATCATATACCAGATGGGCCATTTAGCTTGTAATCTTTCTCAtcctctttccttttcttccaaGCATTAAGATTGTACAAGCAGAAACTTCAAAAACATCTCGTGATAGATCGTAACCTTAAAGTAGGGATGAGGAGTTACTAGGAAGAATGAACTTATATAAATGTGTGCTAACCTCTCCGAAGTCCTCTGGCTCGAATTTACACCCGAAGCTTGTCCGCTTGGATTTACTCCAGAAGTGGGAGTATTCGACGAACTAGTGGTCTGACTTCTCTGTACGTCTCCTCCAATAATACCACCAGATACAAACCCGGACGAACTGGTGGTCTGGCTTCTCTGTACGTCTCCTCCAATAGTACCACCAGATACAAACCCAGACAAAGCTGATCTCTTATTTGCAAACATACTCGAACTGCTATTCACGCCTTGGTTCTGAGAATTCGAAGAAGCAGCGACAAAGCTGCTTTTGAACTGCGCCATCATTCCTGTCCTCAACGAGTTCACAGCTGCAGACCGACTCTGACCGGAGTGAGAAGAGGTGCTATTGGCTTCAGGAGTATACCCTATGCCCAGACCAAAATCCACCCCACGGACACCTCGCCCTCCACCTCCCCTTCCCTTACCCTTCTTCCCACCTACATATAAACCCCCAAAAGAGAAGACGTTAATCCCACGGGAAAGCTCTTAGAATGGGAGAAGCATCTTCAGAATCTTAAGTACAGAAAATTCAGCATATATGAAAACCGTAGACAAGTACATGCAAGCCAAAGCAGTCATACCTCTTCTTGACTCGCGTTTGGATCTGAATCTCCCATCCTGTTTGATTCAGATgcaaaatttatcatttagAAATATGTGGCACAAGTCAAATGTGTGCTGAAATTGTCTTCATGCGTGCAGAACAATACCAGCATTTTCTAAATCAACAGTAGAAAGCCATAAAGGTTGCAGaaatacaaatttgaattACACACACACAGTGCAAAAATTTCAGAAGTCGTTCTGAAAGATCCAACATATATTTAACCTTAAAGACTGTCGAACAAAACATGGCCAAAAACCAAGACATTTGCTTCCatcaagaaaaggaagaagtaGTACGAAGTGGACCAGCATAGTCTACAACTAACAACCATTCCATTTTCCAGCCGATGATTCTTGTTCAAGCGCTACAAAGAATGTCACAAGCTAGTAATACTTGCATTTTTGGTGATGGCAACTGACATAAAAGCTCTCTCCTGTTGAGTAAATACTATTGAACATGTAAACCAAAGTGATACTAAAGCACGACACCAGAAGTTCTGCATGCCAAATACAGTAAATAACTTCTATGTGAAACGGTACTAATGATATCCTACTTGTAACGTGTTGGCAAACTAGTCAGAATTACCACGTCCCGTAGAACAAATGATTTAATGCATAAAAGGAATACATTCAGAGTCACACATGTTCATGGAAAATAGATGAAATCGCAGCACATAATCATGCAATCATGTGCTCAACTGGCATAATCCGGAGGGTCTTCAGATTCATTATTACCTTCATTGCGAGATCCATCAGCTCCATGGAGACATTCTGACCAGCAGCAATCAAACTGTTGACTAGTTCCCCTGCAAAGCGGGCTTCCTTGTGGGTTACTAGAGTGTATGCAGTGCCATCCTTGTCACCCGCACGACCTGTTCTACCAATTCGATGCACATGCATGTCCATGTCTTTCGCAATGTCAAAGTTCACAACTGATTTAATAGACTTGATGTCAAGGCCTCGAGCAGCCACATCAGTTGCAATAAGAACATGGTAGATGCCGGACTTAAACTTCTGCAAGATCTCCATCCTAGAAGCTTGGTCCTTGTCACCGTGAAGAGCTGCAACCTTGAATCCTTTTTGAGCCAACTGTTTTTCAATCTCGTCCACAGCAGCCTTCTTCGAAGCAAACACTAGAACATCACCCTCATCAATCATTGGAGGTAGCTTATCAACAAGCCAAGGCAGTTTCTCAGCATCAGAAGGGATCACATGGACAACCTGTGTGATATCTTCATTGGCCATTCCAACCTCCCCCACGGTGACTCTAATGGGATCAGAGAGAATTTCTCTTGCCAACTTCTCGACCTTGCGAGGCATTGTTGCTGAAAACAGCAACGTCTGGCGGTCTGGCCTAATCTGACCGACAATGGACCGGATTTGTGGCTCAAAACCAAGGTCAAACATCCTATCAGCTTCATCAAGAACCAAATAAGTTGCCCTCAACATCGTCAAAGCCTTCATCTTCACCATGTCTATAAGTCTACCTGGAGTAGCAACGACTATCTCACATCCCGCCTTCAGTTCTTTGAACTGATCTAATTTCGACATTCCACCATAAACAGCAGAAACACGAATCCCGTGTGACTTTGCGAATTTCTTGCACTCCAAATATATCTGATGGGCCAATTCTCTGGTGGGTGCACAAATGACTCCAATAGGACCCTCTTCTTTTGCAAGTTCAGGTTGGTCCATAATATGGACAATCATGGGAAGCACAAAAGCCGCAGTTTTCCCGGAACCAGTTTTGGCTATACCAATGATATCCATCCCAGAAAGTACGATCGGCAAAGCTTGGCACTGTATTGACGTGGGCTTTTCATACCCTTGTTTTGC
Above is a window of Punica granatum isolate Tunisia-2019 chromosome 7, ASM765513v2, whole genome shotgun sequence DNA encoding:
- the LOC116215281 gene encoding DEAD-box ATP-dependent RNA helicase 24 yields the protein MSKRKFGFEGFGINRQPTYNFEQSRAPQRLYVPPSSRSNRGHDNYEDTDLDNIEYEESAAADAAPGGSTAPDDDEVDPLDAFMAGIHEEMKAAPPPKPTEKAERFRDDDEEDDPVESFLRAKKDVGLALASDALNAGYDSDEEVYAAAKAVDAGMLDYDSDDNPVVLDKRKIEPIPALDHSEVEYEPFNKDFYEEKESISGMTEQEVTEYRKSLAIRVSGFDVPRPIKTFDDCSFSPQLKNAIAKQGYEKPTSIQCQALPIVLSGMDIIGIAKTGSGKTAAFVLPMIVHIMDQPELAKEEGPIGVICAPTRELAHQIYLECKKFAKSHGIRVSAVYGGMSKLDQFKELKAGCEIVVATPGRLIDMVKMKALTMLRATYLVLDEADRMFDLGFEPQIRSIVGQIRPDRQTLLFSATMPRKVEKLAREILSDPIRVTVGEVGMANEDITQVVHVIPSDAEKLPWLVDKLPPMIDEGDVLVFASKKAAVDEIEKQLAQKGFKVAALHGDKDQASRMEILQKFKSGIYHVLIATDVAARGLDIKSIKSVVNFDIAKDMDMHVHRIGRTGRAGDKDGTAYTLVTHKEARFAGELVNSLIAAGQNVSMELMDLAMKDGRFRSKRESRRGGKKGKGRGGGGRGVRGVDFGLGIGYTPEANSTSSHSGQSRSAAVNSLRTGMMAQFKSSFVAASSNSQNQGVNSSSSMFANKRSALSGFVSGGTIGGDVQRSQTTSSSGFVSGGIIGGDVQRSQTTSSSNTPTSGVNPSGQASGVNSSQRTSESNRDRPRERRRPSAWDR